The following DNA comes from Vicugna pacos chromosome 13, VicPac4, whole genome shotgun sequence.
GCCAGTCTCCACAGTTGGACTCATGCCTCTAAGCAACAACTGagttccctctctccttccctctccccagccttGTCATTCCTCTGTTCAAGCCTTACTTCCCTGCCTTAGGCCAAGCTACCACCATCTTCCGTCTTCCATCTGGACTGCACCCATCAACAGCCCCCTAAATGGTCTCCCGGCCCCCACTTCCACCTCCCTGTAATCCAGTAAATCAGATCTGACTGCTCCTTACCAAGACCTCCACAGCCCCATTTACTCCATGTGGCCCTGTCCACCTCCATTCCTGCTATTACGCCAGCTATCTTTACACTGTGGCTACACTGGCTGCTGTCAAGCTTCACCCATGGTATGGCCTTTGGAGCTGACAGCtctctgcctggagttttctGCCTGCCCCAGATCTTTGCAGAGCCGACTCTCCATTCAGATGCTGGCTCACATGTCGTCTCAGAGAGCTTCACTTGACCACCCATTCTAAAGTAGTTTCTTGGGCACATGCTAACACAACACCCTGCTttatgctgatactaggttttcaTAGCATGAATCACTGTATGATTTGTCATCTGTAACTACTGTCTGCTCTACTGTATCGCCAACACACACTAGAAGGTAAATTTTGCTAGTCCTACCTATTACTGTACAACTGGgacttaggacagtgcctggacACCtgaaggcactcaataaatattttttgaataaatgaatgaatgaaatgtgcAAGCACCGTACAAGCCACTTTCACCTATATTAGCTCATGTAACTCTCACGAGACTCAGGTTAAGAGGCTGACCTCCAATCACAAATTGGAGGCCACAGAactagaattcaaacccagggtGCCATCTCCAAGCCCAGTACTCTTTTACTATAAAACAGTTGCTGGGGACACAGGCATTCTGCCCTTTTTTCTCTTAACCTGCACCTCCAAATCTTCTTTCCCTGCCCCCATTTTGACCCCCACCAAAGTCCAGGCCCCAGAGCAGCCTTACGTGTCAATAATGTACTTGATGTTGTCATGCAGAGTGATGTCATCCCGGCCCTTGTAGGGTTGGATGTGGAAGGCCACCTGCCACAAACAGAGGAGATACTGGTCAGGTGAGGATCTGTCCAAGGGCCACAACCTATAAGGCTCGTGCTCCAAACATGGCCTGAAGAAGAGGCTGAGTTCAGGAGAGACCTGGCAGTCGTGGGCACAATATAAATGAAAGCAACCACTGCCCTCAGGGCCAAAAAAAGGAGGACAGAAGTTTTTCCATCTCCTACAGCAGGGCCTCTGGGAATCATTCTGATGGGCTGTTGCAGGATGGCTAACAGGTTTCAAGTGATGTGCCAGCTTCCAGTGATTGGCACTAGCTGCCTGAAACTGTGGGAAGAAGCATACTGAAGCTGTGTCAATGCAAAAATGCGCCAGATTCGTTTAACGTGTCAGTGATGGGCTTGGGAACAGGAGTGGGGCTCCTCttcatcctttttcttctttgccatGGGTGAGGGGAATGACTTATTTGACTGGTACATGAGGGGTAAACAACTGGACAGCTTTAGCCCTCCTCTTGAAAGTGAGCCTGCCCGCTAAGAGTACATGTTGTGCTTTACTCCCTGAAGCCTCCCACTAGGGAGTTGAGGGCTTGTCTGCCCTCTTTCCAGGGTCAGGGTCTCCAACCTTACCTCTATAACTATGATTTTTATTTAGTCTCCCAATTCTTATATATTTGGTtttcccaaatttttttttcagaactcaAAAAATAAGAGTGACATAGGCACTATTCATTAGACTCTCAACCCCAACCCCGCACTTGCTGTGTATTTGCATACCTGCGCTAACGCCAAGATCTCTAGTAGGCACTATCCCTGTGGGCAGAAGAGGGGAACTCTCGAGAATGAGCCAGAGAGCATTTAATCTCTTCTTGGAGACTCACCTGGATGTTATACTGATGGGCGGTGTCCAGAATGGCGGGCACCAGGTCATCTGAGGGTTCCCCGTTATCATCAGCCATGCCAGGCGGATACCAGGACAGGACCAGAACGCCTGAGACACAACACAGAGGTTACTTGGGAGACACACAGTACCCTCACAACAGATTTGTTTCCTCACAAACCATCTTCAACTGCCAAACGGTTTCTTAATGAAACCTTGAGCGAGGCTCCTGCCAGGTTCTCTTCCTGCAACTCAGATCCCAGAGCCTCGCATCTTGGAGCTGTCCACGCCCGCGGTGCTGAAGCGCAGCAGCTGCGGGAAACCTAATATTTCCGGCCAGGAAGGGGCCTAAAGGCCCCAGCCGGCCTGTGGCCTGCATTAGCAAGCAGTTAAGCAAAGAGAAATGGGTGGACAATGCCACACCCACCTGGAAGCGACAGTCCTATCTCTGGAAGAGAGGCGCACCTCTGAGGTCCCACAGGGAGAGGAGCCCTGAGCGGAGGTCATTTTATGCTTCCCGTGGGAAATAACATTTGTCTCAACTGCCTGCTCCTCGAGACTGTAGAATCCAGAGGGATGGCCTCTGTGCTATTtatctgtgaatacctcccaccATTGTATCTGGCATTCCATTTTTCCCCTATTCACTACacatttccagagaaacagaaatgtacCGTAAAATCCAGCAGAATTCAGTGACAAAATCTGAAATAAGTgagcctccccaccccagcctgcctCCAGAGGGACTTCTTTTCAAGCAGAGTTCTTGATGAAAAGCTCCCGGGCCCCTTACTGCAAATAGAGCACAGTCCATCATGTAACGTGGGCAAACTTTCCTTTCTGTAGCCAACAAAAGTAGAAAGGAGTGCTGCTCTACTCTGTGCCTGGTGTGAAAGCAGAGGGTATCCCAGGTTCTACTGCTCTGAACCCCAGACTTCACTTACCCAAACCTAGAAACCCAACAGACATGAAGACTGCCCTTCTCTCCTCACTGTCCCTACCTGGGACAGCCCTGGTGCAAACTCCTTCCACTGGCCCTCCCAGCAATTCCGCTCTAGCAAAAGGCCCTGGATTGTgttggggcagagggcagaggtggaggaTTCAATACTAGAAGATGGGGAGTGCCTCTTGGTGAGCATTGAATGAGAATTCTAGAAGAGAAGGGGTAAGAAGCCAGGCTGATCAGTAAATGGGACCAAAGGCTGGGTGATAGGAGCAGTGGAAGTTGGGGTGTGGGAACGAATAAGGACGAGGCTGGGGGCCCAGGATTGCGGGGGACTGGAACTCACCGATGGCGGCTTCCTTTAGCTGGGTCATGTGCTCCCGCAGGACGTCGGGGTCCCGGGAGCTGTAAGGCCCCAGTTCTGGGTAGAAGCTGGAGCCCAAGTCATCGGGGGGGCTGTGTCGTCCGCGGGGATAGCTGGCCGAGATCTTGGGGTCCCAGTGCGGCACCATGACGTGGTCCCAGTGAATGTAGTGGCCCTCACGCCGCGGGCTCCCGTACCACGAGTAGTAGAAGGCGTGCAGGTCCGAGTAGACGCGCAGACTCTGCCCGGGAGCGGGCTCGGCCTCCGCGGGGGCCGGCCCCGGGGAGCTGCCCGGGCCCGCGgtgcggggcggcggcggcggcggcggcggcggggcggcgggggcggccggGGCCCGGGCAGCGGGCGCGGGGGCCCCCTCTGGGCGTCTCTCAAAGGGCGCCAGCTCCAGGCCCGGGCCCAGCGCCGGGAGTCCGTCCGGAGCCTTGAGCGTGCGCAGGCCCATGAGGGTGCCGAAGGCGAAAAGCAGTACCAGGAACAGCCCGATACAGGCGCGGCGCCGCCGCCGGGCCATGGCGGCCCCCGCGCTCCCGGGGTCCCGCCGGGCTACCTCCCCGCGCGCCGCGCCATGGCTGCCCGCCCGGCTCCCGCGCGTCCCTCAGCCCGCGCGCGTCCCAAGAAGACGCCGACGCCGAGCGCGGAGCGCGGCGTGGGCGGCTCCCGGACTCTCCCCCGCAGTGCGGGCGGGCCCCGCACACAGAGAATGCAGGCGGCGCAGACCAAGTGGTCGCGCGCCGCAGGGGGAGTGGACCTGGAGGAGAGATGAGCCGAGCTGCGAGTTCCCGGGCCAAACGAGCAGGGGCCTAAGTCAAGTCGCTTGGTTCGCGAAGGATGTGTCGCCTTTCAGCCTGGGGAAGCGGTGGAGGGACCCGGTAGGGGAAAGGGAATGCCCTCCTTCCACAGCCTAAGAGAAGGTCCGGGTGGCGGTGCTGGAGGACGTGGGAGCAGAAGACTGGGAAAGAAAGCAGGGTCTGTGGTTGTCCCTCTCTCCTACGACCTCCTTCCCCGCTGATCCCTCTTTACGGACTTCACCGACCCCCTCCCTACTGATCTCAGTGACCTTCCTCCTTTGCTCCAGGTCCCTCATCCCTCGGACCGACTCTTAAAAACCCTGGGCAGCCTCTGAAGCCCGGGTTAAAGGGGCGCCGGAAAAACCCCAGGAATCAGACACTTCAGACACTGGCTAGAGCATGGAGGGACCAGAGAGACTGACTTCTGCAAGGTCACACGGACTGGGCCTAAACCCAGGGGTCAGGACTGGGTGCCAAAGCTCTTGTCCAGCCTGCCTGGTCTCAGGTCTGTTGTCCCAAGCGTTCTGCCAAGCTTTCTGTCCTTGGACAACCTCCTATAGTCagtgaggagtaaatgagatgGTTACCATAAAGCTCTTTTTACAGGGCCTGACAAAATCAGCAGTCAACA
Coding sequences within:
- the MANEAL gene encoding glycoprotein endo-alpha-1,2-mannosidase-like protein isoform X1; its protein translation is MARRRRRACIGLFLVLLFAFGTLMGLRTLKAPDGLPALGPGLELAPFERRPEGAPAPAARAPAAPAAPPPPPPPPPRTAGPGSSPGPAPAEAEPAPGQSLRVYSDLHAFYYSWYGSPRREGHYIHWDHVMVPHWDPKISASYPRGRHSPPDDLGSSFYPELGPYSSRDPDVLREHMTQLKEAAIGVLVLSWYPPGMADDNGEPSDDLVPAILDTAHQYNIQVAFHIQPYKGRDDITLHDNIKYIIDTYGSHGAFYRYKNSMGKSLPLFYIYDSYLTSPEAWAHLLTPNGPHSIRNTPYDGVFIALLVEEGHTHDILAAGFDGMYTYFASNGFSFGSSHQNWKAVKNFCDANNLMFIPSVGPGYIDTSIRPWNNHNTRNRVNGKYYETALQAALTVRPEIVSITSFNEWHEGTQIEKAIPKKTPTRLYLDYLPHQPSLYLELTRRWAEHFIKEKEQWLM